Proteins from one Chanodichthys erythropterus isolate Z2021 chromosome 15, ASM2448905v1, whole genome shotgun sequence genomic window:
- the ubap2l gene encoding ubiquitin-associated protein 2-like isoform X1: MMTSVGGSRPRGNWEQTQGQTQSQSQHKQRPQATAEQIRLAQMISDHNDADFEEKVKQLVDITGKDQDESMIALHDCNGDVNRAINVLLEGSPDTDSWEMVGKKKGVSGQKESTQTEGGDEGKENRERGGERDVARRRGGAPRRGRGASRGREFRGQENGLDGAKASGVAGRGTERGRRGRGRGRGGAGRRGGRFSAQGMGQIDKGPRYDLSGDESTFNPADYTEPTQTEESYTSGSTWSNTGNLEPEDGNRLEFTGGEGTNYPRKFDSAPGAWRTATEEWGTEDWNEDLSETKIFTASSVASMPIPQENVTITAGQRIDLAVLLGKTPPASSSEAEPASLEGPQPPSLSQSLVFSNSKQTASLSQSSSVPYSQHSMVSMLSKGFGDVGDPKGTTGGSTTGSQFLEQFKTAQALAQLAAQHSQSGPSNAGPSTWDTSPTTLGQYDMKPQTEPVHSPFTKRQPYQPASTSSSMMDAFLQDKATPTSTTSALLPQSTQSSSLPQAVTTPVPKTSGPAPGQQNSSSPADPQASSPLPLQQHKLKQQKKRASITTKIPALAVEMPGSADISGLNLQFGALQFGSEPVLPEYDASAAVATTTPGNQGQNSLYTSASNEQATALSNPSQMELYEPRASQTRRYPPSVSSSPQKDMQPKNGFSSIQTSQSLEAAAGSAVPMKPASESVVPPSVSNIASLADPSSGPPSLLTTSNQTPLSALGHEDASSSSLAPPQHNNSLPTQQNSLAPSSVRTSNTSLLHPSVDAESSLHSSSFSSVSVAPSSVPPPSSATSAAPISHSVPVAPSSSVSSVSVQSALGPVSSLTMGLNSAAGVASMVPPPVAASSSAASATVAPSSASSSRSTAASGKAPPNLPPGVPPLLPNPYIMAPGLLHPYPPQVYGYDDLQMLQTRIPLDYYSIPFATPTTALTGREGSLTSNPYSAGDLSKFGRGDASSPAPATTLAQPQQTQTQTHHTTQQPFLNPALPPGYSYTSLPYYTGVPGLPNTFQYGPAMFPVAPTSSKQHGVNVGVNASATPFQQASGYGSHGYSTGYEDLGQASAGSGDFCKGGYGTAVAAAAAAAAAAASAQNKPASSVTGPGVGVSVTSSNTGVPDISGSVYTKTQSFEKQGFHTGTPSASFSLPSALGSGGPINPPAAAGYAPAPYMHILTPHQQPHSQMLHHHLQQDGQSGSGQRSQNASIQQKSQINKSGYNSYNWGGN, from the exons atgatGACTTCAGTGGGCGGAAGCCGGCCACGGGGCAACTGGGAGCAGACGCAGGGTCAGACACAGAGCCAGTCACAGCACAAGCAGAGGCCCCAG gCCACCGCTGAGCAGATCCGACTCGCGCAGATGATCTCGGACCATAATGATGCAGACTTTGAGGAGAAGGTCAAACAG CTGGTTGACATCACAGGAAAGGATCAGGATGAGTCCATGATAGCGCTTCACGACTGCAATGGAGATGTCAACAGAGCTATCAACGTCCTGTTGGAGGGCAGCCCTGATACT GACTCTTGGGAGATGGTTGGGAAGAAGAAAGGAGTTTCAGGTCAGAAGGAAAGCACACAGACGGAGGGAGGAGATGAAGGAAAGGAGAATCgagagagaggaggagaaaGAGATGTGGCACGTCGCAGAGGAGGGGCCCCGCGGAGGGGCCGTGGGGCCAGTCGAGGACGAGAGT TCCGTGGACAGGAAAATGGGTTGGATGGGGCCAAGGCAAGTGGAGTTGCAGGCAGAGGAACGGAGCGAGGCCGTCGGGGAAGGGGCAGAGGAAGAG GTGGAGCTGGAAGGCGAGGAGGGAGGTTTTCAGCTCAGGGCATGGG CCAGATTGATAAGGGCCCCAGATATGATTTGTCAGGAGATGAGAG TACGTTCAACCCAGCGGACTACACTGAGCCAACCCAAACAGAGGAGAGCTACACAAGTGGAAGCACTTGGAGTAACACAGGCAACCTGGAACCTGAGGATGGAAACC GGCTCGAGTTTACAGGTGGAGAGGGAACAAACTATCCTCGCAAGTTTGACTCTGCCCCTG GTGCTTGGAGAACTGCCACGGAAGAGTGGGGCACGGAGGACTGGAATGAGGAT TTGTCAGAGACCAAGATATTCACTGCCTCTAGTGTGGCGTCCATGCCCATTCCACAAGAGAATGTCACCATTACAGCTGGACAGAG GATTGATTTGGCGGTGTTGCTGGGGAAGACTCCTCCCGCCTCTTCCTCAGAGGCAGAGCCTGCTTCGCTTGAAGGCCCACAGCCACCATCTCTGTCTCAGTCTTTGGTGTTTAGCAACTCAAAGCAGACAGCATCACTGTCCCAGTCCTCCAGTGTTCCTTACAGCCAGCACAGCATG GTGAGCATGCTCAGTAAGGGTTTCGGTGATGTTGGTGATCCAAAAGGAACCACTGGAGGCTCCACGACTGGTTCTCAATTCCTAGAACAGTTTAAGACAGCCCAGGCTTTGGCCCAGCTTGCGGCCCAGCACTCACAAAGCGGACCGTCCAACGCTGGTCCTTCAACCTGGGACACCAGCCCCACTACACTGGGGCAATATG ATATGAAACCTCAAACAGAGCCTGTGCACAGTCCCTTCACCAAACGGCAGCCGTATCAGCCTGCCTCCACTTCCTCCTCCATGATGGATGCCTTCTTGCAGGACAAAGCCACACCCACTTCGACCACCTCAGCTCTGCTCCCTCAGTCCACCCAGTCATCTTCACTGCCCCAGGCCGTCACCACCCCTGTCCCCAAAACCTCGGGACCTGCCCCAGGTCAGCAGAACTCTTCCAGCCCAGCCGACCCGCAGGCGTCCAGCCCCCTCCCCCTGCAGCAGCACAAACTTAAACAGCAGAAGAAGAGGGCTTCCATCACCACCAAG ATTCCAGCCCTAGCGGTGGAGATGCCAGGATCTGCTGATATATCTGGGCTCAACCTGCAGTTTGGAGCATTACAGTTTGGTTCTGAACCGGTGCTTCCTGAGTATGATGCTTCGGCAGCTGTTGCCACGACAACACCAGGCAACCAAGGCCAAAACAGCCTTTACACAAGTGCTAGCAA TGAGCAAGCAACAGCCCTGTCCAACCCTAGTCAGATGGAGCTATATGAGCCAAGAGCCAGCCAGACACGGCGCTACCCTCCTTCTGTGTCCTCCTCGCCGCAGAAAGACATGCAGCCCAAG AATGGGTTCAGTTCGATACAGACGTCACAATCTCTGGAAG CTGCAGCAGGCTCTGCAGTGCCTATGAAACCGGCGTCCGAATCAGTTGTCCCACCATCAGTTTCCAACATAGCCTCATTGGCTGACCCCTCATCAGGTCCTCCTTCCCTGTTGACTACATCTAATCAGACGCCTCTCAGTGCTCTCGGGCATGAAGATGCCTCTTCCAGCTCACTGGCCCCTCCTCAACACAATAA CTCTCTCCCTACACAGCAAAACAGTTTGGCACCTTCTTCAGTTCGCACTTCAAACACAAGTCTGCTG CACCCAAGTGTGGATGCTGAATCCAGCTTGCACTCCTCATCCTTCTCCTCGGTCTCTGTGGCTCCATCTTCAGTTCCCCCGCCCTCTTCAGCTACTTCAGCAGCCCCCATCTCCCACAGTGTCCCTGTTGCCCCCTCTTCGTCTGTCAGTTCGGTCTCAGTGCAGTCCGCCCTGGGCCCCGTCAGCAGTCTGACCATGGGATTGAACAGTGCTGCCGGTGTGGCTTCAATGGTCCCCCCTCCAGTTGCTGCATCTTCATCTGCTGCCTCGGCCACTGTGGCACCTTCATCTGCCTCGTCATCTCGCAGCACGGCTGCCTCAG GGAAAGCACCTCCAAACCTGCCTCCTGGAGTGCCGCCACTGCTGCCCAACCCTTACATTATGGCTCCTGGCCTTCTTCACCCATACCCA CCTCAAGTTTATGGCTACGATGACTTACAGATGCTGCAGACCAGGATACCACTG GACTATTACAGTATCCCATTTGCCACTCCAACCACTGCACTGACTGGCAGGGAAGGCAGTTTGACGAGCAATCCTTATTCTG CTGGCGACCTGTCGAAGTTCGGCCGTGGCGACGCCTCGTCTCCTGCCCCTGCCACAACTCTGGCCCAGCCCCAGCAGACCCAGACACAAACGCACCACACCACCCAACAACCCTTTCTTAACCCGGCCCTTCCACCAGGATACAGCTACACCAGCCTGCCCTATTACACTGGTGTGCCCGGTCTGCCCAACACCTTCCAGTACGGCCCTGCCATGTTTCCG GTGGCTCCTACCTCCTCCAAACAGCATGGTGTGAATGTTGGTGTCAATGCGTCAGCTACACCCTTCCAGCAGGCTAGCGGTTATGGATCACATGGATATAGCACTG GCTATGAGGATTTGGGCCAGGCTTCGGCAGGGAGCGGGGATTTCTGTAAGGGCGGCTACGGCACCGCCGTTGCCGCAGCCGCtgctgccgccgccgccgctgCTTCTGCGCAAAACAAGCCCGCCAGCTCCGTCACCGGGCCCGGAGTGG GAGTCTCTGTGACATCAAGCAACACAGGAGTCCCTGACATTTCAGGGTCTGTTTACACAAAGACACAG TCTTTTGAGAAGCAGGGTTTCCACACGGGAACCCCCAGTGCTTCCTTCAGTTTGCCCTCAGCACTTGGGAGTGGCGGCCCAATCAACCCACCGGCTGCAGCGGGTTACGCTCCGGCCCCTTACATGCACATCCTGACCCCCCATCAGCAGCCACACTCTCAGATGCTCCACCACCACCTGCAGCAGGACGGACAG AGTGGCTCTGGACAGCGCAGTCAGAACGCCTCCATTCAACAGAAGTCGCAGATCAACAAGTCGGGATACAACAGCTACAACTGGGGAGGCAATTAA
- the ubap2l gene encoding ubiquitin-associated protein 2-like isoform X4, translating to MMTSVGGSRPRGNWEQTQGQTQSQSQHKQRPQATAEQIRLAQMISDHNDADFEEKVKQLVDITGKDQDESMIALHDCNGDVNRAINVLLEGSPDTDSWEMVGKKKGVSGQKESTQTEGGDEGKENRERGGERDVARRRGGAPRRGRGASRGREFRGQENGLDGAKASGVAGRGTERGRRGRGRGRGGAGRRGGRFSAQGMGTFNPADYTEPTQTEESYTSGSTWSNTGNLEPEDGNRLEFTGGEGTNYPRKFDSAPGAWRTATEEWGTEDWNEDLSETKIFTASSVASMPIPQENVTITAGQRIDLAVLLGKTPPASSSEAEPASLEGPQPPSLSQSLVFSNSKQTASLSQSSSVPYSQHSMVSMLSKGFGDVGDPKGTTGGSTTGSQFLEQFKTAQALAQLAAQHSQSGPSNAGPSTWDTSPTTLGQYDMKPQTEPVHSPFTKRQPYQPASTSSSMMDAFLQDKATPTSTTSALLPQSTQSSSLPQAVTTPVPKTSGPAPGQQNSSSPADPQASSPLPLQQHKLKQQKKRASITTKIPALAVEMPGSADISGLNLQFGALQFGSEPVLPEYDASAAVATTTPGNQGQNSLYTSASNEQATALSNPSQMELYEPRASQTRRYPPSVSSSPQKDMQPKNGFSSIQTSQSLEAAAGSAVPMKPASESVVPPSVSNIASLADPSSGPPSLLTTSNQTPLSALGHEDASSSSLAPPQHNNSLPTQQNSLAPSSVRTSNTSLLHPSVDAESSLHSSSFSSVSVAPSSVPPPSSATSAAPISHSVPVAPSSSVSSVSVQSALGPVSSLTMGLNSAAGVASMVPPPVAASSSAASATVAPSSASSSRSTAASGKAPPNLPPGVPPLLPNPYIMAPGLLHPYPPQVYGYDDLQMLQTRIPLDYYSIPFATPTTALTGREGSLTSNPYSAGDLSKFGRGDASSPAPATTLAQPQQTQTQTHHTTQQPFLNPALPPGYSYTSLPYYTGVPGLPNTFQYGPAMFPVAPTSSKQHGVNVGVNASATPFQQASGYGSHGYSTGVSVTSSNTGVPDISGSVYTKTQSFEKQGFHTGTPSASFSLPSALGSGGPINPPAAAGYAPAPYMHILTPHQQPHSQMLHHHLQQDGQSGSGQRSQNASIQQKSQINKSGYNSYNWGGN from the exons atgatGACTTCAGTGGGCGGAAGCCGGCCACGGGGCAACTGGGAGCAGACGCAGGGTCAGACACAGAGCCAGTCACAGCACAAGCAGAGGCCCCAG gCCACCGCTGAGCAGATCCGACTCGCGCAGATGATCTCGGACCATAATGATGCAGACTTTGAGGAGAAGGTCAAACAG CTGGTTGACATCACAGGAAAGGATCAGGATGAGTCCATGATAGCGCTTCACGACTGCAATGGAGATGTCAACAGAGCTATCAACGTCCTGTTGGAGGGCAGCCCTGATACT GACTCTTGGGAGATGGTTGGGAAGAAGAAAGGAGTTTCAGGTCAGAAGGAAAGCACACAGACGGAGGGAGGAGATGAAGGAAAGGAGAATCgagagagaggaggagaaaGAGATGTGGCACGTCGCAGAGGAGGGGCCCCGCGGAGGGGCCGTGGGGCCAGTCGAGGACGAGAGT TCCGTGGACAGGAAAATGGGTTGGATGGGGCCAAGGCAAGTGGAGTTGCAGGCAGAGGAACGGAGCGAGGCCGTCGGGGAAGGGGCAGAGGAAGAG GTGGAGCTGGAAGGCGAGGAGGGAGGTTTTCAGCTCAGGGCATGGG TACGTTCAACCCAGCGGACTACACTGAGCCAACCCAAACAGAGGAGAGCTACACAAGTGGAAGCACTTGGAGTAACACAGGCAACCTGGAACCTGAGGATGGAAACC GGCTCGAGTTTACAGGTGGAGAGGGAACAAACTATCCTCGCAAGTTTGACTCTGCCCCTG GTGCTTGGAGAACTGCCACGGAAGAGTGGGGCACGGAGGACTGGAATGAGGAT TTGTCAGAGACCAAGATATTCACTGCCTCTAGTGTGGCGTCCATGCCCATTCCACAAGAGAATGTCACCATTACAGCTGGACAGAG GATTGATTTGGCGGTGTTGCTGGGGAAGACTCCTCCCGCCTCTTCCTCAGAGGCAGAGCCTGCTTCGCTTGAAGGCCCACAGCCACCATCTCTGTCTCAGTCTTTGGTGTTTAGCAACTCAAAGCAGACAGCATCACTGTCCCAGTCCTCCAGTGTTCCTTACAGCCAGCACAGCATG GTGAGCATGCTCAGTAAGGGTTTCGGTGATGTTGGTGATCCAAAAGGAACCACTGGAGGCTCCACGACTGGTTCTCAATTCCTAGAACAGTTTAAGACAGCCCAGGCTTTGGCCCAGCTTGCGGCCCAGCACTCACAAAGCGGACCGTCCAACGCTGGTCCTTCAACCTGGGACACCAGCCCCACTACACTGGGGCAATATG ATATGAAACCTCAAACAGAGCCTGTGCACAGTCCCTTCACCAAACGGCAGCCGTATCAGCCTGCCTCCACTTCCTCCTCCATGATGGATGCCTTCTTGCAGGACAAAGCCACACCCACTTCGACCACCTCAGCTCTGCTCCCTCAGTCCACCCAGTCATCTTCACTGCCCCAGGCCGTCACCACCCCTGTCCCCAAAACCTCGGGACCTGCCCCAGGTCAGCAGAACTCTTCCAGCCCAGCCGACCCGCAGGCGTCCAGCCCCCTCCCCCTGCAGCAGCACAAACTTAAACAGCAGAAGAAGAGGGCTTCCATCACCACCAAG ATTCCAGCCCTAGCGGTGGAGATGCCAGGATCTGCTGATATATCTGGGCTCAACCTGCAGTTTGGAGCATTACAGTTTGGTTCTGAACCGGTGCTTCCTGAGTATGATGCTTCGGCAGCTGTTGCCACGACAACACCAGGCAACCAAGGCCAAAACAGCCTTTACACAAGTGCTAGCAA TGAGCAAGCAACAGCCCTGTCCAACCCTAGTCAGATGGAGCTATATGAGCCAAGAGCCAGCCAGACACGGCGCTACCCTCCTTCTGTGTCCTCCTCGCCGCAGAAAGACATGCAGCCCAAG AATGGGTTCAGTTCGATACAGACGTCACAATCTCTGGAAG CTGCAGCAGGCTCTGCAGTGCCTATGAAACCGGCGTCCGAATCAGTTGTCCCACCATCAGTTTCCAACATAGCCTCATTGGCTGACCCCTCATCAGGTCCTCCTTCCCTGTTGACTACATCTAATCAGACGCCTCTCAGTGCTCTCGGGCATGAAGATGCCTCTTCCAGCTCACTGGCCCCTCCTCAACACAATAA CTCTCTCCCTACACAGCAAAACAGTTTGGCACCTTCTTCAGTTCGCACTTCAAACACAAGTCTGCTG CACCCAAGTGTGGATGCTGAATCCAGCTTGCACTCCTCATCCTTCTCCTCGGTCTCTGTGGCTCCATCTTCAGTTCCCCCGCCCTCTTCAGCTACTTCAGCAGCCCCCATCTCCCACAGTGTCCCTGTTGCCCCCTCTTCGTCTGTCAGTTCGGTCTCAGTGCAGTCCGCCCTGGGCCCCGTCAGCAGTCTGACCATGGGATTGAACAGTGCTGCCGGTGTGGCTTCAATGGTCCCCCCTCCAGTTGCTGCATCTTCATCTGCTGCCTCGGCCACTGTGGCACCTTCATCTGCCTCGTCATCTCGCAGCACGGCTGCCTCAG GGAAAGCACCTCCAAACCTGCCTCCTGGAGTGCCGCCACTGCTGCCCAACCCTTACATTATGGCTCCTGGCCTTCTTCACCCATACCCA CCTCAAGTTTATGGCTACGATGACTTACAGATGCTGCAGACCAGGATACCACTG GACTATTACAGTATCCCATTTGCCACTCCAACCACTGCACTGACTGGCAGGGAAGGCAGTTTGACGAGCAATCCTTATTCTG CTGGCGACCTGTCGAAGTTCGGCCGTGGCGACGCCTCGTCTCCTGCCCCTGCCACAACTCTGGCCCAGCCCCAGCAGACCCAGACACAAACGCACCACACCACCCAACAACCCTTTCTTAACCCGGCCCTTCCACCAGGATACAGCTACACCAGCCTGCCCTATTACACTGGTGTGCCCGGTCTGCCCAACACCTTCCAGTACGGCCCTGCCATGTTTCCG GTGGCTCCTACCTCCTCCAAACAGCATGGTGTGAATGTTGGTGTCAATGCGTCAGCTACACCCTTCCAGCAGGCTAGCGGTTATGGATCACATGGATATAGCACTG GAGTCTCTGTGACATCAAGCAACACAGGAGTCCCTGACATTTCAGGGTCTGTTTACACAAAGACACAG TCTTTTGAGAAGCAGGGTTTCCACACGGGAACCCCCAGTGCTTCCTTCAGTTTGCCCTCAGCACTTGGGAGTGGCGGCCCAATCAACCCACCGGCTGCAGCGGGTTACGCTCCGGCCCCTTACATGCACATCCTGACCCCCCATCAGCAGCCACACTCTCAGATGCTCCACCACCACCTGCAGCAGGACGGACAG AGTGGCTCTGGACAGCGCAGTCAGAACGCCTCCATTCAACAGAAGTCGCAGATCAACAAGTCGGGATACAACAGCTACAACTGGGGAGGCAATTAA
- the ubap2l gene encoding ubiquitin-associated protein 2-like isoform X3, which produces MMTSVGGSRPRGNWEQTQGQTQSQSQHKQRPQATAEQIRLAQMISDHNDADFEEKVKQLVDITGKDQDESMIALHDCNGDVNRAINVLLEGSPDTDSWEMVGKKKGVSGQKESTQTEGGDEGKENRERGGERDVARRRGGAPRRGRGASRGREFRGQENGLDGAKASGVAGRGTERGRRGRGRGRGGAGRRGGRFSAQGMGQIDKGPRYDLSGDESTFNPADYTEPTQTEESYTSGSTWSNTGNLEPEDGNRLEFTGGEGTNYPRKFDSAPGAWRTATEEWGTEDWNEDLSETKIFTASSVASMPIPQENVTITAGQRIDLAVLLGKTPPASSSEAEPASLEGPQPPSLSQSLVFSNSKQTASLSQSSSVPYSQHSMVSMLSKGFGDVGDPKGTTGGSTTGSQFLEQFKTAQALAQLAAQHSQSGPSNAGPSTWDTSPTTLGQYDMKPQTEPVHSPFTKRQPYQPASTSSSMMDAFLQDKATPTSTTSALLPQSTQSSSLPQAVTTPVPKTSGPAPGQQNSSSPADPQASSPLPLQQHKLKQQKKRASITTKIPALAVEMPGSADISGLNLQFGALQFGSEPVLPEYDASAAVATTTPGNQGQNSLYTSASNEQATALSNPSQMELYEPRASQTRRYPPSVSSSPQKDMQPKNGFSSIQTSQSLEAAAGSAVPMKPASESVVPPSVSNIASLADPSSGPPSLLTTSNQTPLSALGHEDASSSSLAPPQHNNSLPTQQNSLAPSSVRTSNTSLLHPSVDAESSLHSSSFSSVSVAPSSVPPPSSATSAAPISHSVPVAPSSSVSSVSVQSALGPVSSLTMGLNSAAGVASMVPPPVAASSSAASATVAPSSASSSRSTAASGKAPPNLPPGVPPLLPNPYIMAPGLLHPYPPQVYGYDDLQMLQTRIPLDYYSIPFATPTTALTGREGSLTSNPYSAGDLSKFGRGDASSPAPATTLAQPQQTQTQTHHTTQQPFLNPALPPGYSYTSLPYYTGVPGLPNTFQYGPAMFPVAPTSSKQHGVNVGVNASATPFQQASGYGSHGYSTGVSVTSSNTGVPDISGSVYTKTQSFEKQGFHTGTPSASFSLPSALGSGGPINPPAAAGYAPAPYMHILTPHQQPHSQMLHHHLQQDGQSGSGQRSQNASIQQKSQINKSGYNSYNWGGN; this is translated from the exons atgatGACTTCAGTGGGCGGAAGCCGGCCACGGGGCAACTGGGAGCAGACGCAGGGTCAGACACAGAGCCAGTCACAGCACAAGCAGAGGCCCCAG gCCACCGCTGAGCAGATCCGACTCGCGCAGATGATCTCGGACCATAATGATGCAGACTTTGAGGAGAAGGTCAAACAG CTGGTTGACATCACAGGAAAGGATCAGGATGAGTCCATGATAGCGCTTCACGACTGCAATGGAGATGTCAACAGAGCTATCAACGTCCTGTTGGAGGGCAGCCCTGATACT GACTCTTGGGAGATGGTTGGGAAGAAGAAAGGAGTTTCAGGTCAGAAGGAAAGCACACAGACGGAGGGAGGAGATGAAGGAAAGGAGAATCgagagagaggaggagaaaGAGATGTGGCACGTCGCAGAGGAGGGGCCCCGCGGAGGGGCCGTGGGGCCAGTCGAGGACGAGAGT TCCGTGGACAGGAAAATGGGTTGGATGGGGCCAAGGCAAGTGGAGTTGCAGGCAGAGGAACGGAGCGAGGCCGTCGGGGAAGGGGCAGAGGAAGAG GTGGAGCTGGAAGGCGAGGAGGGAGGTTTTCAGCTCAGGGCATGGG CCAGATTGATAAGGGCCCCAGATATGATTTGTCAGGAGATGAGAG TACGTTCAACCCAGCGGACTACACTGAGCCAACCCAAACAGAGGAGAGCTACACAAGTGGAAGCACTTGGAGTAACACAGGCAACCTGGAACCTGAGGATGGAAACC GGCTCGAGTTTACAGGTGGAGAGGGAACAAACTATCCTCGCAAGTTTGACTCTGCCCCTG GTGCTTGGAGAACTGCCACGGAAGAGTGGGGCACGGAGGACTGGAATGAGGAT TTGTCAGAGACCAAGATATTCACTGCCTCTAGTGTGGCGTCCATGCCCATTCCACAAGAGAATGTCACCATTACAGCTGGACAGAG GATTGATTTGGCGGTGTTGCTGGGGAAGACTCCTCCCGCCTCTTCCTCAGAGGCAGAGCCTGCTTCGCTTGAAGGCCCACAGCCACCATCTCTGTCTCAGTCTTTGGTGTTTAGCAACTCAAAGCAGACAGCATCACTGTCCCAGTCCTCCAGTGTTCCTTACAGCCAGCACAGCATG GTGAGCATGCTCAGTAAGGGTTTCGGTGATGTTGGTGATCCAAAAGGAACCACTGGAGGCTCCACGACTGGTTCTCAATTCCTAGAACAGTTTAAGACAGCCCAGGCTTTGGCCCAGCTTGCGGCCCAGCACTCACAAAGCGGACCGTCCAACGCTGGTCCTTCAACCTGGGACACCAGCCCCACTACACTGGGGCAATATG ATATGAAACCTCAAACAGAGCCTGTGCACAGTCCCTTCACCAAACGGCAGCCGTATCAGCCTGCCTCCACTTCCTCCTCCATGATGGATGCCTTCTTGCAGGACAAAGCCACACCCACTTCGACCACCTCAGCTCTGCTCCCTCAGTCCACCCAGTCATCTTCACTGCCCCAGGCCGTCACCACCCCTGTCCCCAAAACCTCGGGACCTGCCCCAGGTCAGCAGAACTCTTCCAGCCCAGCCGACCCGCAGGCGTCCAGCCCCCTCCCCCTGCAGCAGCACAAACTTAAACAGCAGAAGAAGAGGGCTTCCATCACCACCAAG ATTCCAGCCCTAGCGGTGGAGATGCCAGGATCTGCTGATATATCTGGGCTCAACCTGCAGTTTGGAGCATTACAGTTTGGTTCTGAACCGGTGCTTCCTGAGTATGATGCTTCGGCAGCTGTTGCCACGACAACACCAGGCAACCAAGGCCAAAACAGCCTTTACACAAGTGCTAGCAA TGAGCAAGCAACAGCCCTGTCCAACCCTAGTCAGATGGAGCTATATGAGCCAAGAGCCAGCCAGACACGGCGCTACCCTCCTTCTGTGTCCTCCTCGCCGCAGAAAGACATGCAGCCCAAG AATGGGTTCAGTTCGATACAGACGTCACAATCTCTGGAAG CTGCAGCAGGCTCTGCAGTGCCTATGAAACCGGCGTCCGAATCAGTTGTCCCACCATCAGTTTCCAACATAGCCTCATTGGCTGACCCCTCATCAGGTCCTCCTTCCCTGTTGACTACATCTAATCAGACGCCTCTCAGTGCTCTCGGGCATGAAGATGCCTCTTCCAGCTCACTGGCCCCTCCTCAACACAATAA CTCTCTCCCTACACAGCAAAACAGTTTGGCACCTTCTTCAGTTCGCACTTCAAACACAAGTCTGCTG CACCCAAGTGTGGATGCTGAATCCAGCTTGCACTCCTCATCCTTCTCCTCGGTCTCTGTGGCTCCATCTTCAGTTCCCCCGCCCTCTTCAGCTACTTCAGCAGCCCCCATCTCCCACAGTGTCCCTGTTGCCCCCTCTTCGTCTGTCAGTTCGGTCTCAGTGCAGTCCGCCCTGGGCCCCGTCAGCAGTCTGACCATGGGATTGAACAGTGCTGCCGGTGTGGCTTCAATGGTCCCCCCTCCAGTTGCTGCATCTTCATCTGCTGCCTCGGCCACTGTGGCACCTTCATCTGCCTCGTCATCTCGCAGCACGGCTGCCTCAG GGAAAGCACCTCCAAACCTGCCTCCTGGAGTGCCGCCACTGCTGCCCAACCCTTACATTATGGCTCCTGGCCTTCTTCACCCATACCCA CCTCAAGTTTATGGCTACGATGACTTACAGATGCTGCAGACCAGGATACCACTG GACTATTACAGTATCCCATTTGCCACTCCAACCACTGCACTGACTGGCAGGGAAGGCAGTTTGACGAGCAATCCTTATTCTG CTGGCGACCTGTCGAAGTTCGGCCGTGGCGACGCCTCGTCTCCTGCCCCTGCCACAACTCTGGCCCAGCCCCAGCAGACCCAGACACAAACGCACCACACCACCCAACAACCCTTTCTTAACCCGGCCCTTCCACCAGGATACAGCTACACCAGCCTGCCCTATTACACTGGTGTGCCCGGTCTGCCCAACACCTTCCAGTACGGCCCTGCCATGTTTCCG GTGGCTCCTACCTCCTCCAAACAGCATGGTGTGAATGTTGGTGTCAATGCGTCAGCTACACCCTTCCAGCAGGCTAGCGGTTATGGATCACATGGATATAGCACTG GAGTCTCTGTGACATCAAGCAACACAGGAGTCCCTGACATTTCAGGGTCTGTTTACACAAAGACACAG TCTTTTGAGAAGCAGGGTTTCCACACGGGAACCCCCAGTGCTTCCTTCAGTTTGCCCTCAGCACTTGGGAGTGGCGGCCCAATCAACCCACCGGCTGCAGCGGGTTACGCTCCGGCCCCTTACATGCACATCCTGACCCCCCATCAGCAGCCACACTCTCAGATGCTCCACCACCACCTGCAGCAGGACGGACAG AGTGGCTCTGGACAGCGCAGTCAGAACGCCTCCATTCAACAGAAGTCGCAGATCAACAAGTCGGGATACAACAGCTACAACTGGGGAGGCAATTAA